One genomic segment of Arachis duranensis cultivar V14167 chromosome 4, aradu.V14167.gnm2.J7QH, whole genome shotgun sequence includes these proteins:
- the LOC107483326 gene encoding stilbene synthase 1 isoform X1 — MVAVSEIRTAQRAEGPATVLAIGTANPPNCVDQSTYADYYFRVTNSEHMIDLKKKFQRICERTQIKNRHMYLTEEILKENPNMCAYKAPSLDAREDMMIREVPRVGKEAATKAIKEWGQPMSKITHLIFCTTSGVALPGVDYELIVLLGLDPSVKRYMMYHQGCFAGGTVLRLAKDLAENNKDARVLIVCSENTAVTFRGPSETDMDSLVGQALFADGAAAIIIGSDPVPEVENPLFEIVSTDQQLVPNSHGAIGGLLREVGLTFYLNKSVPDIISQNINDALSKAFDPLGISDYNSIFWIAHPGGRAILDQVEEKVNLKSEKMKATRDVLSNYGNMSSACVFFIMDLMRKKSLEAGLKTTGEGLDWGVLFGFGPGLTIETVVLRSMAI, encoded by the exons ATGGTGGCTGTTAGTGAGATCCGCACGGCTCAAAGGGCAGAAGGCCCAGCAACGGTACTGGCAATTGGCACAGCAAATCCACCAAACTGTGTTGATCAGAGTACATATGCAGATTATTATTTTAGAGTCACAAACAGCGAACACATGATTGATCTTAAGAAGAAATTTCAACGTAttt GTGAGAGAACACAGATCAAGAATAGACATATGTATTTAACAGAAGAGATACTGAAGGAGAACCCCAATATGTGCGCATACAAGGCACCGTCGTTGGATGCAAGGGAAGACATGATGATCAGAGAGGTACCAAGAGTTGGAAAAGAGGCTGCAACCAAGGCCATCAAGGAATGGGGTCAGCCAATGTCTAAGATCACACATTTGATTTTCTGCACCACCAGCGGTGTTGCGTTGCCTGGCGTTGATTACGAACTCATTGTACTCTTAGGGCTTGACCCAAGTGTCAAGAGGTACATGATGTACCACCAAGGCTGCTTTGCTGGTGGCACTGTCCTTCGTTTGGCTAAGGATTTGGCTGAAAACAACAAGGATGCCCGTGTGCTTATTGTTTGTTCTGAAAATACTGCAGTCACTTTTCGTGGTCCTAGTGAGACAGACATGGATAGTCTTGTAGGGCAAGCATTGTTTGCCGATGGAGCTGCTGCAATTATCATTGGTTCTGATCCTGTTCCAGAGGTTGAGAATCCTCTATTTGAGATTGTTTCAACTGATCAACAACTTGTCCCTAACAGCCATGGAGCCATCGGTGGTCTCCTTCGTGAAGTTGGACTTACATTCTATCTTAACAAGAGTGTTCCGGATATTATTTCACAAAACATCAATGATGCACTCAGTAAAGCTTTTGATCCACTGGGTATATCTGATTATAACTCAATATTTTGGATTGCACATCCTGGTGGACGTGCAATTTTGGACCAGGTTGAAGAGAAGGTGAACTTGAAGTCAGAGAAGATGAAAGCCACTAGAGATGTGCTTAGCAATTATGGTAACATGTCAAGTGCGTGTGTGTTCTTCATTATGGATTTGATGAGAAAGAAATCACTTGAAGCTGGACTTAAAACCACCGGAGAAGGACTTGATTGGGGTGTGCTTTTTGGTTTTGGTCCTGGTCTCACTATTGAAACCGTTGTTCTCCGCAGCATGGCCATATAA